A portion of the Acidisarcina polymorpha genome contains these proteins:
- a CDS encoding flavin monoamine oxidase family protein: MAVTRRAFLTRIGQLGGYGAAFTFMQQLGLLPAMGVTHEQAKLRKVPGNGATVVILGGGIAGLISAYELGRLGYRCTLLEARDRVGGRNWTVRRGVKIEFTDGFTQNCEWEEGNYQNFGPGRLPSIHTTMLGYCRELNIPLEVEVNTSRCTLLQSDKLNGGAAVEQRRMINDTRGHVSELLAKSINKGALDQDLTSEDKERMLTFLREYGDLSHDFLFKGTDRSGFKIPPGAGKEDPTAIDPLPMHALLDADLWQGLLSEDAIDWQATMFQPVGGMDLIPKAFAKQLGDVIRYQADVQKIRHDHEGVTVTYLDCKTGQTVTIKADYCICNIPLPVLQTIDADFAPDVREVIAAGAYDSSSKIAWESRRFWEQDYNIYGGISYLRQPVEIVWYPSARMFTPTGIIVGGYADNESGTPFGDLRTVEAKISASRQAIELLHPGHGKELTRPLYVNWGKIPYALGGWLSDYSGKSIQRLLEPDGRIYFAGDYTSHLSGWQEGAALSAYRSMNQIGIEVEKKRPDPPFSSSAALS, encoded by the coding sequence ATGGCAGTTACCCGTAGAGCCTTCCTCACCCGCATTGGCCAGCTCGGCGGATATGGAGCTGCCTTCACCTTCATGCAGCAGCTCGGCTTGTTGCCGGCGATGGGGGTGACCCACGAACAAGCCAAGCTCAGAAAAGTCCCAGGCAATGGCGCCACCGTGGTGATCCTTGGTGGAGGCATCGCCGGCCTGATCTCTGCCTATGAACTCGGCAGGCTCGGATATCGATGTACTCTGCTCGAGGCCCGCGATCGCGTCGGCGGCCGCAACTGGACCGTCCGCCGCGGTGTCAAGATCGAGTTCACCGACGGGTTTACTCAGAACTGTGAATGGGAGGAGGGAAATTATCAAAACTTCGGTCCCGGCCGCCTTCCCTCCATCCATACCACCATGCTTGGGTATTGCCGCGAGCTCAACATCCCGCTTGAGGTTGAGGTCAATACATCACGCTGCACCCTTCTTCAATCCGACAAGCTGAACGGCGGCGCGGCGGTCGAGCAACGGCGGATGATCAACGACACTCGGGGCCATGTCTCCGAACTTCTCGCCAAATCCATCAACAAAGGCGCCCTCGATCAGGATCTTACCTCCGAGGACAAGGAGCGAATGCTCACCTTCCTCCGCGAATATGGCGACCTGAGTCACGACTTTCTCTTCAAAGGCACCGACCGTTCCGGATTCAAAATCCCACCCGGCGCCGGCAAGGAAGATCCCACCGCCATCGATCCCTTGCCGATGCACGCTTTGCTCGATGCCGATCTATGGCAGGGTTTGCTCTCGGAAGATGCCATCGACTGGCAGGCCACGATGTTCCAGCCGGTCGGCGGCATGGACCTCATCCCGAAGGCCTTCGCCAAGCAACTAGGAGATGTTATCCGGTACCAGGCTGACGTCCAAAAGATACGCCACGATCATGAGGGTGTGACCGTCACCTATCTGGATTGCAAGACGGGCCAGACCGTGACCATCAAGGCGGATTACTGCATCTGCAACATACCCCTGCCGGTTCTCCAAACCATCGATGCCGACTTTGCCCCGGATGTCCGCGAGGTGATCGCTGCCGGCGCCTATGACTCCTCCTCCAAAATCGCCTGGGAGTCTCGCCGCTTCTGGGAACAGGACTACAACATCTACGGTGGCATTTCTTACCTTCGCCAGCCAGTCGAGATCGTCTGGTATCCCAGCGCCAGAATGTTTACGCCCACCGGCATCATCGTTGGCGGTTATGCCGACAACGAGTCCGGCACTCCCTTCGGCGATCTCAGAACGGTTGAGGCAAAAATAAGCGCCTCCCGCCAAGCGATCGAGCTGCTTCATCCCGGCCACGGTAAAGAACTCACCAGGCCGCTTTACGTCAACTGGGGCAAAATCCCCTACGCGCTGGGCGGTTGGCTTAGCGACTACAGCGGGAAATCGATCCAGCGGCTGCTTGAACCCGACGGCCGCATCTACTTCGCCGGGGACTACACCAGCCACTTGAGCGGCTGGCAAGAGGGTGCTGCACTCTCCGCGTATCGGAGCATGAACCAGATCGGCATCGAGGTCGAGAAGAAGAGGCCGGATCCGCCCTTCAGCAGTTCAGCCGCCCTGAGTTAG
- a CDS encoding thioredoxin domain-containing protein has protein sequence MTTDSTVHASNNSLKDASSAYLRSAMHQPVQWHEWSEEAFAKAAREDKPILLDIGAVWCHWCHVMDRESYEDPKLAAVVNEHFVAIKVDRDERPDVDSRYQAAVQSMSGQGGWPLTAVLTPDGKPYFGGTYFPPEERYGRPSFERVLRTMAEVWKKQRTEVTDTAGSVMAAIEHGETFAGRSGQLSATLVDKLVSHAVGQFDAQHGGFGSQPKFPHPSALDLLIDVVGRTGDEAAKKTVVVTLEKMALGGIYDQLAGGFHRYSVDERWVVPHFEKMLYDNAGLLKNYAHAYQTFVNPEFARVAKDIIRWMDEWLTDRERGGFYASQDADVTLDDDGDYFTWTREEAAAVLTPEELSVVELHYHIGHVGDMHHNPQKNVLHVNFTLDDTARRLKLPVPEVQARIASASKKLYAARLERSAPFLDKTIYTSWNAMAVSAYLQAGRVLHLGSTVAFALKTLDRILAEAWNEESGLAHVISYAGSDKPKERICGVLDDYAFTVEACLDGWEATGEIKYYKAAEQIGDAMVARFYDLVGGGFFDAELPTEGKVLGALSARRKPLQDTPTPAGNPSAVIALLRLEHLNGRQDLRERAEDTLENFAGIVEHFGLYAGSYGLALQQYLQAPTQVVVIGEGDEARRLKATALAGYAVNKSVIRLGAEQISPLSLPPMLAETLPALPGIEDGVMAVVCRGNACLPPVHDANALLAAMAG, from the coding sequence ATGACTACTGATTCCACAGTTCACGCCTCTAATAACTCTCTGAAAGACGCTTCTTCCGCCTACCTTCGCTCGGCCATGCATCAGCCGGTGCAATGGCATGAATGGAGCGAAGAGGCGTTTGCGAAAGCTGCTCGCGAAGATAAGCCCATTCTCCTGGATATTGGCGCGGTCTGGTGTCACTGGTGCCATGTGATGGACCGCGAGTCCTATGAAGACCCGAAGTTGGCGGCCGTCGTCAATGAGCACTTCGTTGCCATCAAAGTCGATCGGGACGAACGGCCGGATGTGGACAGCCGCTATCAGGCGGCGGTCCAGTCAATGAGCGGACAGGGTGGGTGGCCGCTGACGGCGGTCTTGACGCCCGATGGCAAGCCGTACTTTGGAGGAACGTATTTTCCTCCGGAAGAGCGCTATGGCCGGCCGAGCTTCGAGCGGGTGTTGCGGACCATGGCCGAGGTGTGGAAGAAACAGCGCACCGAGGTCACCGACACGGCTGGAAGCGTGATGGCGGCGATCGAACATGGCGAAACGTTTGCCGGCCGCTCCGGGCAGTTGAGCGCGACATTGGTCGATAAGCTGGTGAGCCATGCGGTGGGGCAGTTTGATGCGCAACATGGCGGGTTCGGGTCGCAGCCGAAGTTTCCGCATCCCTCGGCGCTCGATCTGTTGATTGATGTTGTAGGCCGTACCGGCGACGAGGCTGCGAAGAAGACGGTAGTGGTGACGCTCGAGAAGATGGCGCTGGGCGGAATCTACGACCAGCTCGCCGGCGGGTTTCATCGCTATTCGGTGGACGAGCGATGGGTCGTGCCGCATTTCGAGAAGATGCTGTATGACAATGCCGGGCTGTTGAAGAACTATGCGCATGCTTACCAGACATTTGTGAATCCGGAATTTGCGCGAGTGGCGAAGGACATCATCCGCTGGATGGACGAGTGGTTGACGGACCGGGAGCGCGGCGGCTTCTATGCCTCGCAGGACGCCGACGTGACGCTTGATGACGATGGGGATTACTTCACCTGGACACGCGAAGAGGCGGCTGCGGTGCTGACGCCGGAGGAGCTTTCCGTCGTGGAGCTGCACTATCACATCGGCCATGTGGGCGACATGCACCACAATCCGCAAAAGAACGTCTTGCATGTGAATTTCACGCTGGACGACACGGCGCGGCGGTTGAAGCTGCCGGTTCCGGAGGTGCAAGCGCGGATTGCCTCGGCGTCCAAGAAACTGTATGCGGCACGGCTGGAGCGGTCAGCTCCATTCCTCGATAAGACGATCTATACCTCCTGGAATGCGATGGCGGTCTCGGCTTATCTGCAGGCGGGACGGGTGCTGCATCTGGGGTCAACGGTCGCTTTTGCATTGAAGACACTCGATCGCATACTGGCCGAGGCTTGGAATGAAGAGTCGGGCCTGGCGCATGTGATTTCCTATGCCGGAAGTGACAAGCCAAAGGAACGGATTTGCGGGGTCCTCGACGACTATGCATTCACGGTGGAAGCTTGTCTTGATGGCTGGGAAGCAACTGGAGAGATAAAGTATTACAAGGCTGCCGAGCAGATAGGGGACGCGATGGTGGCGCGGTTCTACGATCTGGTCGGGGGCGGCTTTTTCGACGCCGAGCTGCCTACAGAAGGAAAGGTGCTGGGCGCATTGAGCGCGCGGCGGAAGCCGCTGCAGGATACGCCGACACCAGCGGGAAATCCTTCGGCAGTAATTGCGCTGCTGCGCCTGGAGCATCTGAACGGCCGCCAGGACCTTCGCGAAAGGGCAGAGGACACCTTGGAGAACTTCGCCGGAATCGTGGAGCACTTTGGATTGTATGCGGGGAGTTATGGATTGGCGCTGCAGCAATATTTACAGGCCCCGACGCAGGTGGTGGTGATTGGCGAAGGCGATGAGGCGCGTCGCCTGAAGGCAACGGCGCTGGCCGGTTACGCGGTGAACAAGAGCGTGATCCGCCTGGGCGCGGAGCAGATTTCGCCGCTGAGTTTACCGCCCATGCTGGCGGAGACTTTACCGGCGCTGCCCGGGATCGAGGATGGCGTGATGGCGGTCGTTTGCCGGGGAAATGCCTGTTTACCGCCAGTGCATGATGCGAACGCGTTATTGGCTGCCATGGCAGGGTAG
- a CDS encoding MotA/TolQ/ExbB proton channel family protein translates to MLQADSSAAAPPPASGSAIVEMLQNSGPIALTVLGILALSSLFSWGVILAKLSSFGRARTQSQRFLRAFRKAGRLQEISAVSEQFKPSPLVSVFDEVYETYRRQTGGSGPPRNIVSLERSAQTAASEALTVMERRMTWLATIGAVSPFVGLFGTIMGIVDAFHGLGTAGTATLRAVAPGISEALITTAAGLVVAVPAVIAYNQFTARVREFGARMDDFARELLNSMEDSTLRPAQDPAEREAARGLQR, encoded by the coding sequence ATGCTACAGGCAGACTCGTCTGCGGCGGCACCGCCGCCCGCCAGTGGCAGCGCTATCGTCGAAATGCTGCAAAACAGCGGTCCGATCGCCCTGACCGTGCTCGGCATTCTGGCGCTGTCGAGCCTGTTTTCCTGGGGCGTCATTCTGGCTAAGCTGTCGAGCTTCGGCCGAGCTCGCACTCAGAGCCAGCGCTTTCTCCGCGCCTTCCGCAAGGCGGGCCGTCTTCAGGAGATCTCCGCCGTGAGCGAGCAGTTCAAGCCTAGCCCCCTGGTCAGCGTCTTCGACGAAGTCTACGAGACCTACCGGCGCCAGACGGGAGGGTCCGGACCTCCGCGCAATATCGTTTCTCTGGAGCGCTCCGCGCAGACTGCTGCAAGCGAGGCCCTCACCGTCATGGAACGCCGCATGACCTGGTTGGCCACGATCGGGGCGGTTTCGCCCTTCGTTGGGCTCTTCGGCACCATCATGGGCATCGTGGACGCCTTCCACGGTCTCGGCACCGCGGGAACCGCGACCCTCCGGGCAGTCGCGCCGGGTATCTCCGAGGCACTCATTACCACTGCTGCTGGGCTGGTGGTCGCGGTGCCGGCGGTGATCGCCTATAACCAGTTCACGGCCCGGGTGCGGGAGTTCGGCGCGCGCATGGATGACTTTGCCCGCGAGCTGCTCAACAGCATGGAAGATTCCACGCTTCGGCCCGCGCAAGACCCAGCCGAAAGAGAGGCCGCTCGTGGCCTTCAGCGTTAG
- a CDS encoding TonB-dependent receptor: MRFRTGPIVLFLISLLALTSSALLAHAQNFRGGISGSVTDSSGATVPNATIKAVDDATDAAYDTISSSAGDFNYTNLPLGTYTVTVTARGFSTEKFDKVSVTAGAIYTLPIKLTIASSSETIEVTADALTLDTTTDTQATILPQAVVQNLPNSGRDFTQMLAQTPGFAGYSTGGGAGNASVNGTRSNSVNWQIEGTDNNDLWWNIPAVNQGGVSAIAGVILPVDAIDNFSFETAGSTALGRNSGGTANLTIKSGTNRLHGSAYYFNHNEFFQRMNPFSTTKPASRNQNYGFSVGGPVIKDKFFFFLAFEHQNFLIGAANKATEPSAAYQAASYSLLDFYGVPHNPVANNLLYGNGTLAGLWPATALTGPASADNYQSNGNLTGHSFNGIAKIDFTLTERDHLAASWFAGQGTQTAPTSSELPYYFENAPIHVQNYSIVYNHVFSTAITNQLSAGVSYFNQVFSDANTGFNPIGLGLNTGVTDPSLPGSPHLIIGPSGANVGLSASSTGFDPLGPTAPSGRNDITGHLDEALSWTKGAHQYSFGGEFRQAQVDDFYQTGQRGTIYFDGTQGPWATGTSGTACATLATQNQGVAAPAALTSDPNIPFLADFLAGCPDPSTSEIVLGNPKRQVFVNTWDLYGADNWKVSPRLSLNYGVRYDYEGPVHSDFPNLSTFDPSLPGGLAVAGVDVPNIYNKFWGAVSPRVGFAYQPSESGKMVIRGGYGLYYDSIYMKSVLQNNGLQNISVFSPSLNPAGSDIAVQAQGQNVVVQPGQPIFQSFGDALAGQGSVKISTFAKNFRPSYTQEFDLNLQQSFTSSVVWQLGYVGTKGTHLMGMSDINAGALNSLNVAVPYGSATCAPQYSGATPTTPGNDLQCSRPYFSQFPQFSVIDQATSNLGSNYNSLQTSLRLQGYHGFTAQFAYTWSHAIDYETGLLPYLPQDPGNETAERGNSDYDVRNSFVSYVDYALPNFRGPKRLVQGWEFNSAWSFHGGTPYTVTSSSNPSGNGESADRAVQVVANPNAEPHGIGAVSPGVVQWFVPGAFVDAPTGQYSPTRRGQNYNPGYSAVDLSILKNTPIVERVTAQFRADIFNIFNRTNLAPLGFPSTGETGQIGSTIGPYLGNPGIGPGEPLNAQFALKIIF, translated from the coding sequence ATGCGTTTCCGCACCGGACCTATAGTACTTTTCCTTATCTCCCTGCTCGCACTTACCTCGTCAGCGCTACTAGCTCACGCGCAGAATTTTCGCGGAGGAATTAGTGGATCGGTGACGGATTCCAGCGGCGCGACAGTCCCAAACGCCACTATTAAAGCCGTTGACGATGCTACCGACGCGGCCTACGACACCATATCATCGAGTGCTGGCGACTTCAATTACACTAACTTGCCGCTCGGGACTTATACCGTGACGGTAACTGCCAGGGGCTTCTCAACAGAGAAATTTGATAAGGTCTCGGTAACTGCGGGGGCAATCTATACGCTCCCCATCAAGCTGACCATTGCATCTTCGTCGGAGACGATCGAGGTCACCGCCGACGCACTGACCCTAGACACGACCACCGATACCCAGGCCACGATCCTTCCCCAAGCGGTGGTGCAAAACCTACCCAACAGCGGTCGCGACTTCACCCAGATGCTGGCCCAGACGCCCGGGTTTGCGGGCTATTCGACCGGCGGCGGCGCTGGCAACGCCAGCGTTAACGGCACCCGTTCCAATTCGGTCAACTGGCAGATCGAAGGCACGGATAACAACGATTTGTGGTGGAACATTCCCGCCGTGAATCAGGGCGGCGTCTCGGCCATCGCCGGTGTCATCCTCCCGGTCGATGCAATCGATAACTTCTCTTTCGAGACTGCGGGATCGACCGCCCTCGGGCGTAACTCCGGCGGCACTGCTAACCTGACGATTAAGTCAGGCACGAACCGGCTACACGGATCCGCTTACTACTTCAATCACAATGAATTCTTCCAGCGCATGAATCCCTTCTCGACTACCAAGCCGGCTTCCCGCAATCAGAACTATGGCTTCTCTGTCGGCGGACCTGTTATCAAGGACAAGTTCTTCTTCTTTCTAGCCTTCGAGCATCAGAACTTTCTCATCGGCGCGGCTAACAAGGCCACCGAACCGTCGGCCGCGTACCAGGCGGCATCCTATTCGCTCCTCGACTTTTATGGCGTGCCCCACAACCCGGTCGCGAATAATCTCCTCTACGGAAACGGCACGCTTGCCGGTCTGTGGCCAGCGACTGCGCTCACCGGACCTGCCTCTGCCGACAACTACCAGTCGAATGGAAACCTTACTGGCCACAGCTTCAACGGCATCGCTAAGATTGACTTCACACTTACGGAACGCGACCACCTGGCGGCCTCCTGGTTCGCCGGCCAGGGCACGCAGACTGCGCCCACCTCCTCTGAACTGCCTTACTACTTTGAGAACGCGCCGATTCATGTACAGAATTACTCGATCGTCTATAACCATGTCTTTTCGACCGCCATTACCAACCAGTTATCGGCCGGCGTCAGCTACTTCAATCAGGTGTTTAGCGATGCAAATACTGGTTTCAACCCGATCGGGCTCGGCCTGAACACCGGCGTCACCGATCCCTCGCTTCCCGGGTCGCCCCATCTGATCATTGGTCCCTCGGGCGCGAATGTCGGCCTCAGCGCCAGCAGCACTGGGTTTGACCCGCTCGGCCCTACCGCCCCTTCCGGGCGCAACGATATCACCGGGCACCTGGACGAGGCGCTGTCCTGGACCAAAGGCGCTCACCAATATAGTTTTGGCGGGGAATTCCGGCAGGCGCAGGTGGATGACTTCTACCAGACCGGCCAGCGCGGCACGATCTATTTCGATGGGACGCAGGGTCCGTGGGCAACGGGAACAAGCGGCACGGCCTGCGCCACGCTTGCCACCCAGAACCAGGGCGTTGCTGCCCCGGCCGCTCTGACGAGCGATCCCAACATCCCCTTTCTGGCCGACTTCCTGGCAGGTTGCCCTGATCCCTCCACCTCGGAAATTGTTCTTGGTAATCCGAAGCGCCAGGTCTTTGTGAACACCTGGGACCTCTATGGCGCGGATAACTGGAAGGTCAGCCCCCGATTAAGCCTGAACTATGGCGTCCGCTACGACTATGAAGGCCCGGTCCATTCTGATTTTCCTAACCTCTCCACCTTCGATCCTTCCTTACCGGGCGGACTGGCCGTCGCCGGCGTGGATGTTCCAAACATCTATAACAAATTCTGGGGAGCGGTCAGCCCGCGGGTCGGCTTCGCCTACCAGCCGAGCGAAAGCGGCAAGATGGTGATTCGCGGTGGCTATGGCCTCTACTACGATTCCATCTACATGAAATCAGTGCTACAAAACAACGGCTTGCAGAATATCTCGGTCTTTAGCCCAAGTCTGAACCCGGCCGGCTCGGATATCGCTGTCCAAGCGCAGGGTCAGAACGTTGTAGTCCAACCCGGTCAACCTATCTTCCAGTCTTTCGGGGACGCCCTCGCCGGTCAAGGCTCGGTTAAAATATCCACCTTCGCCAAGAACTTTCGCCCCTCTTACACGCAAGAGTTCGATCTGAATCTTCAACAGAGCTTCACCTCCTCTGTAGTCTGGCAACTTGGATACGTCGGCACCAAGGGGACCCACCTCATGGGCATGTCCGATATCAACGCTGGAGCATTGAACTCGCTGAACGTCGCAGTACCGTACGGTTCCGCGACCTGCGCGCCCCAGTATAGCGGCGCTACGCCGACCACGCCCGGGAACGATCTCCAGTGCTCCCGCCCCTATTTCAGCCAATTCCCACAGTTCTCCGTCATCGATCAAGCCACCAGTAACCTCGGCTCCAATTACAACTCTCTCCAAACCAGCCTGCGGCTTCAGGGCTATCACGGTTTCACTGCCCAATTCGCCTACACCTGGTCCCACGCTATCGACTACGAGACCGGTCTGCTTCCGTACCTTCCCCAAGACCCAGGCAACGAAACAGCGGAGCGTGGCAACTCCGACTATGACGTCCGGAACTCCTTCGTCAGCTATGTCGACTATGCTCTACCCAACTTCCGTGGACCGAAGCGTCTGGTCCAAGGATGGGAGTTCAACTCGGCGTGGAGCTTCCACGGCGGGACCCCCTACACCGTCACCTCGAGCAGCAATCCTAGCGGCAACGGCGAAAGCGCAGACCGCGCCGTCCAAGTAGTCGCTAACCCTAACGCTGAACCGCACGGAATCGGCGCCGTCAGTCCCGGGGTCGTTCAATGGTTCGTTCCTGGCGCATTCGTCGATGCTCCTACTGGCCAATATTCACCAACGAGGAGAGGACAGAACTATAACCCAGGCTACTCGGCCGTGGATCTCAGCATTCTCAAAAACACTCCCATCGTTGAAAGAGTCACTGCTCAGTTTCGGGCTGACATTTTCAACATCTTCAATCGAACCAACCTCGCGCCTCTAGGTTTCCCGAGCACCGGCGAAACCGGGCAGATCGGCTCGACCATCGGACCATACCTGGGTAATCCCGGTATCGGCCCCGGAGAACCGCTTAACGCTCAATTCGCGCTCAAAATTATTTTTTAG
- a CDS encoding M20/M25/M40 family metallo-hydrolase, protein MALDPVHLTRSLIDIESITYNEGEVGVWLERYLFGLKFEVERMAVPQPPESRQAGDRFNVYASTDGVQPDVVLSTHMDTVPPFLASSEDQEFIYGRGSCDAKGIIAAQTAAAVRLREMGIKVGLLFVVGEERDSAGARVANEHPKGSQFLINGEPTDNRLALASKGALRATIRASGKMGHSAYPELGESAIHKLVLALERVLALDLPMVEDVGSSTLNIGMIEGGHAPNVIADAAEAHVLVRLVGPSEELRAKIEAAVEGLATVEFTLEIPFIRMRKIEGLETMVAAFTTDIPALTNWGEPLLLGPGSIHVAHTPYEKLAKKELFQAIDLYTEVAVRLLR, encoded by the coding sequence ATGGCACTCGATCCGGTTCATCTCACACGCAGTTTGATCGACATCGAATCGATCACCTATAACGAAGGCGAAGTCGGCGTCTGGCTCGAGAGGTATCTCTTTGGCCTGAAATTCGAGGTGGAGCGAATGGCCGTTCCGCAGCCGCCGGAGAGCCGTCAAGCCGGCGACCGTTTCAACGTGTATGCCTCGACCGACGGAGTTCAGCCGGACGTAGTTTTATCGACGCATATGGACACCGTGCCTCCATTTCTTGCGAGCAGCGAGGACCAGGAGTTCATCTATGGCCGGGGAAGCTGCGATGCCAAGGGAATCATTGCGGCCCAGACGGCGGCGGCGGTTCGCTTGCGAGAGATGGGCATCAAAGTCGGACTACTGTTTGTGGTGGGCGAAGAGCGCGATTCGGCGGGAGCCCGGGTGGCGAATGAACACCCAAAGGGAAGCCAATTTCTGATCAACGGGGAGCCGACCGATAATCGCCTGGCATTGGCCTCAAAGGGAGCATTGCGGGCGACGATCCGCGCTTCAGGGAAAATGGGTCATTCAGCCTATCCGGAGCTTGGAGAAAGCGCGATCCATAAGCTCGTCTTGGCTCTGGAGCGGGTGCTTGCGCTCGATCTCCCGATGGTCGAGGATGTCGGATCGAGCACGCTGAATATCGGGATGATCGAGGGCGGGCATGCTCCGAACGTCATTGCCGACGCGGCCGAGGCGCATGTACTGGTGCGGTTGGTCGGCCCTTCTGAAGAGCTTCGAGCGAAGATTGAGGCAGCGGTGGAGGGACTGGCAACGGTCGAGTTCACGCTGGAGATTCCGTTCATCCGCATGCGAAAGATCGAAGGCCTGGAAACCATGGTGGCCGCGTTCACGACCGATATCCCGGCGCTGACCAATTGGGGCGAGCCGCTGTTGCTGGGGCCTGGATCGATCCATGTGGCGCACACTCCATACGAGAAGCTGGCGAAGAAAGAGTTGTTCCAGGCGATCGATCTTTATACCGAGGTCGCAGTACGACTGCTCCGATGA
- a CDS encoding DHA2 family efflux MFS transporter permease subunit: MPPEQAQNAGVNPWLIATSVMLATFMEVLDTAIASVALPYIAGSLSASNDEATWVLTSYLVANAVILPASNWFALKFGRKNFLVSCVTIFTISSFFCGAAPTLPLMLLARIIQGAGGGALQPLSQAILLESFPPEKRGAAMAVFAFGVVVAPVIGPTLGGWLTDTYSWRYAFYINIPVGIVAVVMISRFVKDPPYIANAKVPPFDNIGFGLLAVWTGCLQVILDKGQEDDWFGAVWIRWAAFFLVTSFVWFLVHSWRKKNPLVNLRIFKDWNFAIGCCLIAMFGVSIYSTITVLPLFYQELLGYTAFTAGLVAGPRGIGSILGMPIIGWLGNKVDPRYLLTFGFLVFGLCSIYFGNVDLDIGPTTLLIPIVITGFALSFVFVPITTQAYGTLHNEQIGNASGIFNLMRNIGGSIGISVAQTLLTRRADSHQNEILNYVPRSSYYYQQRVGQIASYLGRQTNPANATAAARSQVYQQLNAQALLWAFVDVFRWTGLLCFSAVALVWLFRKVKPGRAPAGAH, from the coding sequence ATGCCACCTGAACAAGCTCAGAATGCTGGAGTGAACCCCTGGCTCATCGCCACTTCGGTGATGCTGGCGACGTTTATGGAGGTGCTTGACACTGCCATCGCTTCAGTTGCCCTACCGTACATCGCCGGTTCCCTCTCGGCGTCGAACGATGAAGCCACCTGGGTGCTGACCAGCTATCTGGTCGCCAACGCCGTCATCCTCCCCGCGAGCAACTGGTTCGCGCTCAAATTCGGGCGTAAGAATTTCCTCGTCAGTTGCGTCACTATCTTTACGATTTCGTCCTTTTTCTGCGGCGCGGCGCCGACGCTGCCACTCATGCTCCTCGCCCGGATCATTCAGGGGGCCGGCGGCGGCGCTCTGCAGCCGCTCTCTCAAGCCATCCTGCTCGAAAGCTTTCCGCCTGAGAAACGCGGCGCGGCGATGGCCGTCTTCGCCTTCGGCGTCGTGGTCGCCCCCGTCATTGGACCCACTCTCGGCGGCTGGCTCACCGATACCTACAGCTGGCGTTATGCCTTCTACATCAACATCCCCGTCGGAATCGTGGCAGTCGTCATGATTAGCCGCTTCGTCAAGGACCCTCCCTACATCGCCAACGCGAAGGTGCCGCCCTTCGACAACATCGGTTTCGGTCTGCTCGCCGTCTGGACCGGATGCCTCCAGGTCATCCTCGACAAAGGCCAGGAAGACGATTGGTTCGGGGCCGTTTGGATCCGCTGGGCCGCGTTCTTCTTGGTAACTTCCTTCGTGTGGTTTCTCGTCCACTCGTGGCGAAAGAAGAACCCCTTAGTCAATCTGCGAATCTTTAAGGATTGGAACTTCGCCATCGGCTGCTGCTTGATCGCCATGTTCGGCGTCTCGATCTACTCCACCATCACCGTGCTGCCGCTCTTCTATCAGGAGCTGCTCGGGTATACCGCCTTCACCGCCGGTCTGGTCGCCGGCCCTCGCGGCATCGGGTCCATTCTCGGCATGCCGATCATTGGCTGGCTGGGCAATAAAGTCGACCCAAGATATCTACTGACCTTCGGATTTCTGGTCTTCGGCCTCTGCTCCATCTACTTCGGCAATGTCGATCTGGACATCGGTCCTACCACGTTGCTCATCCCCATCGTGATCACCGGCTTCGCCCTCAGCTTTGTCTTCGTACCGATCACTACTCAAGCCTATGGAACGCTCCATAATGAGCAGATTGGCAATGCCAGCGGCATCTTCAACCTGATGAGAAATATCGGCGGCTCGATCGGCATCTCGGTGGCCCAGACGCTGCTCACACGCCGCGCCGATTCCCATCAGAACGAGATCCTGAACTACGTGCCTCGGTCCAGCTACTACTATCAACAACGCGTTGGTCAGATCGCCAGTTATCTCGGCCGCCAGACCAATCCCGCGAACGCGACCGCCGCAGCCCGCAGCCAGGTCTACCAGCAGCTCAATGCGCAAGCGCTGTTATGGGCATTCGTCGACGTTTTTCGTTGGACTGGGCTGCTCTGCTTCAGCGCCGTGGCGCTCGTCTGGCTCTTCCGTAAAGTGAAGCCGGGCCGGGCTCCCGCCGGGGCTCACTGA
- a CDS encoding ExbD/TolR family protein yields MAFSVSNGGNFRTQTALAEINITPLVDVVLVLLVIFMISAPVLQSGIEVAVPKTKTVREITEQRQVVTIDREQRVFLGDQPINLADLPTRLRKSNGDETKQVIYLRADEKVPFGAFASVMDAVKQAGITNISIVTQPLDNRK; encoded by the coding sequence GTGGCCTTCAGCGTTAGTAACGGGGGCAACTTCCGCACTCAGACCGCACTTGCCGAGATCAACATCACGCCACTCGTCGATGTGGTGCTGGTGCTGCTGGTCATCTTCATGATCTCTGCCCCGGTGCTTCAATCCGGCATCGAGGTTGCCGTTCCAAAAACTAAGACCGTCCGCGAGATCACGGAACAACGCCAGGTCGTCACCATCGATCGCGAACAACGCGTTTTTCTTGGCGACCAACCCATCAACCTGGCCGACCTGCCCACCCGCCTTCGTAAATCGAACGGAGACGAAACCAAGCAGGTTATCTACCTGCGAGCCGACGAAAAAGTCCCCTTCGGGGCCTTCGCCTCGGTGATGGATGCCGTGAAACAAGCCGGCATCACGAACATCAGCATCGTCACTCAGCCTTTAGATAACAGAAAATAG